From Elaeis guineensis isolate ETL-2024a chromosome 16, EG11, whole genome shotgun sequence, a single genomic window includes:
- the LOC105032937 gene encoding uncharacterized protein, with protein sequence MENYSYPDSGDSSPRSREIDCENSVSWDEPTPTAAAARVKLMISYGGRIQPRPHDNQLSYVGGDTKILTIDRSIRFPALLSKLASLANLDDHLCFKYQLPGEDLDALISVTNDEDLDHMMLEYDRLHRSATKPTARLRVFLFPLNPPPPSAALLDPKPDRQWFVDALNSAPVTPPLDPVAAAPLAPATAVKAASPSPDFLFGLDKGLVPPPAFKVKDPVPEQLPVLENVQVEVPPRSDLGKEDQRQIGGGETTPAEIQRQIQELKRLQIAENQQQQQQAAIQRNSSEETLARVYPAEYYVPRVQEKAPPAPPPVTTQVPAAYWPEQRGVAAAGRYSSVAGGDQPVYLIPTAPGVYPGAAAAGQGYYAAPVPRVVPTDVYRDAAAPTPAAVYAVPPQAAAKMVGQYAAEGARVPAQGVVESAAYQVAYDSTGRAVYYTSALPTYQTVTSMALPQEAKPSPAS encoded by the coding sequence ATGGAAAACTACTCCTACCCGGACTCCGGCGACTCCTCCCCTCGATCCCGCGAGATCGACTGCGAGAACTCCGTCTCCTGGGACGAGCCAACACCGACTGCCGCCGCCGCCCGCGTCAAGCTTATGATCAGTTACGGCGGCCGCATCCAGCCCCGTCCCCACGACAACCAGCTATCCTATGTCGGCGGCGACACCAAGATCCTCACCATAGACCGCTCCATCCGCTTTCCGGCCCTCCTATCCAAGCTCGCCTCCCTCGCCAACCTAGACGACCACCTCTGTTTCAAGTACCAGCTCCCCGGCGAGGACCTCGATGCCCTGATCTCCGTCACCAATGATGAGGACCTCGACCACATGATGCTCGAGTACGACCGCCTCCACCGCTCCGCCACCAAGCCCACCGCCCGCCTCCGCGTCTTCCTCTTCCCCCTCAACCCCCCGCCTCCTTCCGCCGCCCTCCTCGACCCCAAGCCCGACCGCCAGTGGTTCGTCGATGCCCTCAACTCCGCCCCCGTAACCCCGCCCCTCGACCCAGTCGCCGCCGCTCCCCTGGCCCCTGCGACCGCGGTCAAGGCGGCGTCCCCGAGTCCCGATTTCCTCTTCGGCCTCGACAAGGGCTTGGTGCCGCCCCCGGCCTTCAAGGTCAAAGATCCAGTCCCGGAGCAGCTCCCGGTTCTTGAAAATGTCCAGGTGGAGGTCCCACCTAGGTCCGATCTGGGGAAGGAGGATCAGAGGCAGATCGGAGGTGGTGAGACGACGCCGGCGGAGATCCAGAGGCAGATCCAGGAGCTCAAGCGCCTCCAGATCGCGGAGaaccaacagcagcagcagcaggcgGCCATCCAGCGGAACAGCAGCGAAGAAACCCTAGCTAGGGTTTACCCCGCGGAGTACTACGTCCCGAGAGTCCAGGAGAAGGCACCGCCCGCCCCGCCGCCTGTGACGacgcaggtcccggcggcgtacTGGCCGGAGCAGCGCGGCGTGGCGGCAGCCGGACGGTACTCCTCCGTCGCCGGCGGTGACCAGCCGGTCTACCTGATCCCGACGGCGCCGGGCGTCTACCCAGGGGCCGCGGCGGCGGGGCAGGGGTATTACGCGGCGCCGGTGCCGAGGGTCGTGCCGACGGACGTCTACCGCGACGCGGCGGCGCCGACTCCCGCGGCGGTCTACGCTGTGCCGCCCCAGGCGGCGGCGAAGATGGTTGGGCAGTACGCGGCGGAGGGTGCGCGGGTTCCGGCGCAGGGTGTGGTGGAGTCGGCGGCGTATCAGGTGGCGTACGATAGCACGGGGCGGGCGGTTTACTACACGAGCGCGTTGCCCACGTATCAGACGGTCACGAGCATGGCTCTTCCCCAAGAGGCGAAGCCGTCGCCGGCTTCTTAA